TATCATGGCGATAGCGTTCAGTATTTACAACACTTGGGCCTGAATCCCCCACAGGAGGCGACCTTCGGCAAGGCGCGCTCAGCCCTCGGAATAGATCCGCGGTACCCGGCGCAGGTTGCAGAAGATCTGATAAGGAATGGTCTCGGCGGCGGCCGCCAACTCGCTGGCGAGAATGTTTCTGCCCCACAGCTCGACGGGAGACCCCAGCCCGGCCTGCGGCACATCGGTCAGGTCGATGCACAGCATGTCCATGGAAACCCGGCCCAGCAACTGGCTCCGTTGTCCCGCCACCAGCACCGGCGCGCCGGTCGGCGCATGGCGCGGATAGCCATCGGCGTACCCCATCGCCACCACGCCGATACGCATCGGCCGCGAGGTGACGAACTTGGCGCCATACCCCACCGGCTCGCCGGCCGGCAGCTCGCGCACGCAAATCACTTTCGATTCCAGGGTCATCACCGGTTGCAGGCGCGAGGCCAGCGGGTGGCTCTCTTCGAAGGGGGTCGAGCCGTACAGCATGATGCCGGGACGCACCCAATCGCTGGGAATGTGCGGCCAGCCCAGCACCGCGGGCGAATTGCGCAGGCTGACCTCGGCGGACAGCCCCTGGCGCGCCGCCTCGAACACCGCGACCTGTTCGTCGCTGCGGGCGCAACCGAGCTCGTCGGCGCGGGCGAAGTGGCTCATCAGCACGATCTTCGCCACCTTGCCGCTGGCCAGCAGCCGCTGGTAGGCGGCCTGGTAATCCTTGGGATGCAGGCCGACACGGTGCATGCCCGAATCCAGCTTGAGCCAGACTGTCAACGGCTTGGCGAGCGTGGCCCGCTCGATGGCCTCCAGTTGCCACAACGAATGCACCACGCACCAGAAATCATGCTCGACGATCAGCGCCAGTTCGTCGGCCTCGAAAAAGCCTTCCAGCAGCAGGACCGGCGCACGAATCCCCGCCGCCCGCAGCTCCAGGGCCTCCTCGATGCAGGCCACGGCAAAACCATCAGCCTCGGCCTCCAGCGCCTGGGCGCAGCGCACCGCGCCATGGCCATAGGCATCGGCCTTGATCACCGCGAGCGCACGGGCTCCCGGCGATGCTTCGCGGGCCAGTTGGTAGTTGTGACGCAGGGCTTGAAGATCGATCAGGGCACGGGCAGGACGCATGGCGGCAGACTTCTAGGCGGTCATGTGGGAAGAAAAAAACCGGCGCCGGCCGACAGTATCGACCGTCGGTAGCGCCGGGAGAGGGATAGTGCTTATGGCAGGGCGGCCACGACGGACAGCTCGACCAGGATGTGCGGCTCGCAGAGCTTGGCTTCGACGGTCGCACGGGCTGGGGCGACGCCCTTTGGCAGCCACTGGTCCCATACGCTGTTCATGCCGGCGAAGTGCGCATCGATGTCTTTCAGGTAGATCGTCACCGACAGCAGTCGCGATTTGTCGGTCCCGGCCAGATCCAGCAGGCGCTCGATATTGGCGAGGGTTTCACGGGTCTGCTGCTCGATCCCGGCCGTCAGGTCGTCGCCGACTTGCCCGGCCAGATACACGGTGCCGTTGTGAACGACGATCTGGCTCATGCGCTCATTGGTGAGCTGGCGCTGGATTGACATGTTTTGCAGGCTCCTGAGGATTACCGTAACGAGAAATATCGAGACCTTCGGCGCTGATCTGCGGCTTTTTCTTCGCCATCAGGTCAGCCAGCAGGCGACCGGAGCCGCATGCCATGGTCCAGCCGAGCGTGCCATGTCCGGTGTTCAGGAACAGGTTGCGCATAGGGGTGGCACCGACAATCGGCGTGCCATCCGGGGTGGTGGGACGCAGGCCGGTCCAGAAACTGGCCTGGGACAGATCGCCGCCCTGAGGATAAAGATCGTTGACGATCATCTCCAGCGTTTCGCGCCGACGTGGATTCAGCGAGAGGTCAAAACCGGCTATTTCAGCCATGCCGCCGACACGGATGCGGTTGTCGAAACGGGTGATCGCGACCTTGTAGGTTTCGTCGAGGATGGTCGACGTCGGGGCCATCGCCGGATTGGTGATCGGCACGGTCAGCGAGTAACCCTTGAGCGGATACACCGGCGCCTTGATGCCCAGCGGCTTGAGCAGTTGCGGCGAGTAGCTGCCGAGGGCCAGCACGTAGCGATCGGCGGTTTCCAGCTTGCCGTCGATCCACACGCCATTGACCCGATCGCCGGCGAAATCCAGGCGCTGGATGTCCTGGCCGAAGCGGAATTCCACCCCCATCTTGGTGCACATTTCCGCCAGGCGGGTGGTGAACATCTGGCAGTCGCCGGTCTGGTCGTTCGGCAGGCGCAGGGCACCGGCCAGGATGTCGGTGACGCTGGCCAGGGCCGGCTCGACGCGGGCGATGCCTTCGCGGTCCAGCAGCTCGAACGGCACGCCGGACTCCTTGAGCACGGCGATGTCCTTGGCCGCGCCATCCAGTTGCGCCTGGGTGCGGAACAGCTGGGTGGTCCCCAGGCTGCGGCCTTCGTAGGCGATGCCGGTCTCGGCGCGCAGTTCGTCGAGGCAGTCGCGGCTGTACTCGGACAGGCGGACCATGCGCTCCTTGTTCACGGCGTAGCGGGCAGCGGTGCAGTTGCGCAGCATCTGCGCCATCCACAGGTATTGATCGATGTCGGCGGTGGCCTTGATCGCCAGCGGCGCGTGGCGCTGCAGCAGCCACTTGATGGCTTTGAGCGGTACGCCCGGCGCGGCCCAGGGAGAGGCATAACCCGGCGAAACCTGGCCGGCGTTGGCGAAACTGGTTTCCATCGCAACGGCCGGCTGACGGTCGACAACGGTCACTTCGAAACCGGCACGGGCCAGATAGTAGGCACTGGTGGTACCGATCACGCCGCTACCCAAGACCAGAACGCGCATTTTCATATCCCTCATCGCGGCTAACCGCTGACGTTGTTATTCAGAGCGAAGATGCGCGCAGTATAAGAAGCAACGGGCAGTGCTTTTCACTATATAAACGCCTATATTTGGCGAGAATTCTCGGCAAAAACCCTTTTCACGGAGGCGCATCCCCTATGCGTACCAACCATCAGACAAAACGCGAACTGGACAAGATAGATCGCAATATCCTGCGCATCCTGCAGGCCGATGGGCGCATCTCGTTCACCGAGCTGGGGGAAAAGGTCGGGCTGTCGACCACGCCCTGCACCGAGCGGGTTCGTCGCCTGGAACGCGAAGGCATCATCATGGGCTACAACGCCCGGCTCAACCCGCAGCACCTCAAGGGCAGCCTGCTGGTGTTCGTCGAAATCAGCCTGGACTACAAGTCCGGCGACACCTTCGAGGAGTTCCGCCGTGCCGTGCTGAAGCTGCCTCACGTCCTGGAATGTCACTTGGTGTCGGGCGACTTCGATTACCTGGTGAAGGCGCGGATTTCCGAAATGGCCTCATACCGCAAGCTGCTGGGCGACATCCTGCTCAAGTTGCCCCATGTGAGGGAATCCAAGAGCTATATCGTGATGGAAGAGGTGAAAGAGAGCCTGAACCTGCCGATTCCGGATTGAGTGCCACTGGCCGAGGAAATGAGTCGTCAGGACAATCGCTATCGCGGGCAAGCCTCGCTCCTACAAGACACCATGGCCTGTAGGAGCGAGGCTTGCCCGCGATGACGGCTCAGACCAACACCTGGCGGGTGCTCGCCATATAGTCATGGATCTGTTTTTCCACCCGCGGGTGGATCAGTTCCACCGGGCGCCGGCCGTTGGGGCAAGGCAGGCTCGGCGTGGTGCCGAACAGGCGGCAGATCAGCGGCCGCTCGTCATACACCGTGCAGCCGTTGGGCCCCAGGTGCACACAGTTCAGTTCTTCCAGCGCCGCGTCCTGCTCGGCGCGGGTCTTGCGCGGCAGGCGTGACATTTCTTCGGTCGAGGTGGTGACCGGGCCGCAGCAGTCGTGACAGCCAGGCACACACTCGAACGAGGGAATCTGCTGTCGGAGCCTGCGGACTGTCTGGCTGTTGCAGCTCATCGAAGCGCTTACCGGGAACGTGGAGAAGCGGCGATTTTGCCCTAAAAGCCCTGTTCCAGACAGCACCGGCCGACCAGTGTTGCCGCACCGGAAAGGTCCGGCTTATGCTCCGTCAAATTTTCCAAACACTCGAATCAGGATGATCCACATGAACACCCGTGTTCAGCCGGTGGTGCCGAACCCTGCGCACCCCGCCTCCTATTACGCCGCCAGCAGCCTGCCGCAGCCCGATCATCCGACGCTGGCCGGCGAACACACGGCGGACGTCTGCGTGGTCGGTGGCGGTTTCTCCGGGCTCAACACCGCCATCGAACTGGCCGAACGCGGGCTCAGCGTCATCCTGCTGGAAGCGCGCAAGATCGGCTGGGGCGCCAGCGGGCGCAACGGCGGGCAGTTGATTCGCGGGGTGGGCCACGGCCTTGAGCAGTTCGCCCCGGTGATCGGCGAAGACGGCGTGCGGCAAATGAAGCTGATGGGCCTGGAAGCGGTGGAGATCGTCCGCCAGCGGGTCGAGCGTTTCCAGATCCCCTGCGACCTGACCTGGGGTTATTGCGACCTGGCGAACAAGCCGCGCGACCTCGAGGGCTTCGCCGAAGACGCCGAAGAACTGCGCAGCCTGGGCTACCGCCACGAAACCCGGCTGCTGCAGCCTGATGAAATGCACAGCGTGGTGGGTTCCGATCGTTACGTCGGCGGCCTCATCGATATGGGTTCGGGGCACCTGCACCCGCTGAACCTGGCCCTGGGCGAAGCCGCCGTCGCGCAGCAACTGGGCGTGCGCCTGTTCGAACACTCGACCGTGACCCGCATCGACTACGGGCCGCAGGTCAAGGTGCATACCGCCCAAGGCTCGGTCCGCGCCAACACCCTGGTGCTGGGGTGCAATGCCTACCTCAACGACCTCAACCCGCAACTGGGCGGCAAGGTCCTGCCCGCCGGCAGCTACATCATCGCCACCGAGCCCCTGAGCGAGGAACTGGCCCATGCCCTGCTGCCGCAGAACATGGCCGTCTGCGACCAGCGGGTCGCGCTGGACTATTACCGTCTTTCCGCCGACCGGCGCCTGCTGTTCGGCGGTGCCTGCCATTACTCCGGGCGCGACCCGCGGGACATCGCTGCCTACATGCGGCCGAAGATGCTGCAGGTGTTCCCGCAACTGGCGGCGGTGAAGATCGACTATCAGTGGGGCGGCATGATCGGCATCGGCGCCAACCGCCTGCCGCAGATCGGCCGGCTCAAGGACCAGCCCAATGTGTATTACGCCCAGGCCTACTCCGGCCACGGTGTGAATGCCACGCACCTGGCTGGCAAGTTGCTGGCCGAAGCCATCAGCGGCCAGCAGGGCGGCGGCTTCGATCTGTTCGCCCAGGTGCCGCACATCACCTTCCCCGGCGGCAAGCACCTGCGCTCCCCGCTGCTGGCACTGGGGATGCTCTGGCATCGCTTGAAAGAGCTGGTCTGAAGGCGGCCAGCCACCGCGCAACCCATAAAAAAGGCCGCATCCGATGAAGTGGGATGCGGCCTTTTTTTGCTGCGCGCCGATCGCGGATTGCGCCAGCGGCTACCGATCAATGCCGGGCTTCAGAGCCGCCAGAACGGCTTGAGCCCTTCCTCCCGCGCCTGTTCGCGACTCAGGCCGATATCGCGCAACTGTTCGGGCGTCAGTTCGAGCAGCGCCTTGCGTGTACGCAGCCGATGCCAGTACAGCCCCCAGAGGCCAAGGCCGGCCGGTGCATGACGAACGGAGTTCGCCCCTCCTGCCCGCTCCTGCTCAGCCGCCAGTTCCTGACTGTGTAACGACAGACGCACATCGCTCAAGCCATTCATTTTTGCTGCTCCTGTTTACTGGGTCGCTATGAGCAGACATCATGCGCGGGAGCGAAAAACCATTACAGATTCAAAGCATCGCTATTATTTCCATACAGAATTCCCCTAACCGGCCTGAATCCTGTAATTATTCGCCATCTGTACCGGTTACCCGATTCCATTACTCCGAGGCTGCGCCATGACCCTCTATGTCAATCTCGCCGAATTGCTGGGCACCCGTATCGAACAGGGCTTCTATCGTCCCGGCGACCGACTGCCGTCGGTACGGGCCTTGAGTGTCGAGCATGGGGTCAGCCTGAGCACCGTGCAGCAGGCCTATCGGGTGCTGGAAGACAGCGGCCTGGCAACGCCCAAGCCCAAGTCCGGCTACTTCGTGCCGGTCAGCCGCGAACTGCCGGCGCTGCCAGCGGTGGGCCGCCCAGCGCAACGCCCGGTGGAAATCTCGCAGTGGGACCAGGTGCTGGAACTGGTGCGCAGCGTGCCGCGCAAGGACATCGTCCAGCTGGGCCGAGGCATGCCCGACGTCACCACCCCGACCCTCAAGCCGCTGCTGCGGGGGCTCGCCCGCATCAGCCGGCGCCAGGACATGCCCGGCCTGTATTACGACACCATCTACGGCGTGCACGAACTGCGCGAACAACTGGCGCGGCTGATGCTCGATTCCGGCTGCCAGATCGGCGCCAACGACCTGGTGATCACCACCGGCTGCCATGAAGCCCTGTCCACCAGCATCCGCGCCACCTGCGAGCCCGGCGACATAGTCGCCGTCGACTCGCCGAGCTTCCACGGTGCCATGCAGACCCTCAAGGGCCTGGGCATGAAGGCCCTGGAAATCCCCACCGACCCGCTCACCGGCATCAGCCTCGACGCCCTGGAACTGGCCCTGGAGCAATGGCCGATCAAGGCCATACAGTTGACCCCCAACTGCAACAATCCGTTGGGCTATATCATGCCGGAGTCGCGTAAACGGGCCCTGCTGACCCTGGCCCAGCGCTTCGACGTGGCGATCATCGAAGACGATGTGTATGGCGAGCTGTCCTACACCTACCCGCGCCCGCGGACCATCAAGTCGTTCGACGACGACGGCCGGGTGCTGTTGTGCAGCTCCTTCTCCAAGACCCTGGCGCCCGGGTTGCGCATTGGCTGGGTCGCCCCGGGGCGCTACCTGGAACGGGTGCTGCACATGAAGTACATCAGCACCGGCTCCACCGCGCCGCAACCGCAGATCGCCATCGCCGAGTTCCTCAAGAGCGGCAATTTCGAGCCGCACCTGCGGCGCATGCGCACCCAGTACCAGCGCAACCGCGACCTGATGATCGACTGGGTCAGCCGCTACTTCCCCGCCGGCACCCGCGCCAGCCGCCCCCAGGGCGGCTTCATGCTGTGGGTCGAGCTGCCGGAGGGCTTCGATACCCTGCGCCTCAACCGCGCCCTGCTCGGCCAGGGCGTACAGATCGCCGTGGGCAGCATCTTTTCCGCCTCGGGCAAGTACCGCAATTGCCTGCGAATGAATTACGCTGCCAAGCCGACCGCGCAGATCGAGGAAGCGGTGCGCAAAGTGGGCGCCGCAGCCATCAAGCTACTGGCCGAAGATTGCGCGACGGACTGACCTTTTCCTGTGAAACCGGCGTCACAACCGGACCATCGTCGCGATTCGAGATGACCTGACTTGAGACCCAGACAGACCCTGGCCTTCCTTATGCTGATCGCGCTGTGCCTGAGCGGCTGCGCCAGCCTCGATGTGCCTCATGTGCCGAGCCAGGCGCTGCCGGCCGCCGACTCGGCTTTCGGACGCTCGATCCAGGCCCAGGCCGCGCCCTATCAGGGGCGCTCCGGGTTCCGCCTGCTATCCGACAGCACCGAGGCCTTCATGGCCCGCGCCGAACTGATCCGCAATGCCCAAAGCAGCCTCGACTTGCAGTACTACATCGTCCATGACGGCATCAGCACGCGGATGCTGGTGGACGAGTTGCTCAAGGCCGCCGACCGCGGCGTGCGCGTGCGCATCCTGCTGGACGACACCACCAGCGATGGCCTGGACCAGATCATCGCCACCCTCGCGGCCCACCCCAATGTCCAGATCCGCCTGTTCAACCCCCTGCACCTGGGCCGCAGCACCGGCTTTACCCGTGCCCTGGGGCGGCTGTTCAACCTGTCGCTGCAGCATCGGCGGATGCACAACAAACTGTGGCTGGCGGACAACAGCGCCGCCATCGTCGGCGGACGCAACCTGGGCGACGAGTACTTCGACGCCGAGCCCAACCTGAATTTCACCGATATCGACATGCTCGGCGTCGGCCCGGTAGCCGAGCAGCTGGGGCACAGCTTCGACCAGTACTGGAACAGCGCGCTGAGCAAACCCATCGGCGAATTCCTGTCCCGCTTGCCGTCGGCCCGGGAACTGGCCAATACCCGCCTGCGCCTGCAACAGTCTTTGGAGGAGGCCGAACAGCAACACCATGCGCTGTTCCAGGAACTCAAGGCCTACAGGACACAGCCGCGCATGGACGCCTGGCGCAAAGAACTGATCTGGGCCTGGAACCAGGCGCTGTGGGATGCGCCGAGCAAGGTCCTGGCCAGGGACGAGCCCGATCCGCGCCTGCTGCTGACCAGCCAGCTGGCGCCGCAGCTGGAGGGCGTCAGCAAGGAGCTGATGCTGATCTCGGCCTATTTCGTGCCGGGCCAGCCGGGCCTGGTGTACCTCACTGGCCGCGCGGACGCCGGGGTCGCGGTGAGCCTGCTGACCAACTCCCTCGAAGCCACCGACGTGCCGGCGGTGCACGGCGGTTACGCGCCCTATCGCCGGGCATTGCTGGAGCATGGGGTGAAACTTTACGAACTGCGGCGCCAGCCCGGCGACCGTGGTGGCAGCGGCAGCGGTCCCCATCTGTTCCACAGCGCCTCGTATCGCGGTTCGGACTCCAGCCTGCATAGCAAGGCGATCATCTTCGATCGCCAGAAGTCGTTTATCGGCTCGTTCAATTTCGACCCGCGCTCGGTGCTGTGGAACACCGAAGTCGGCGTGCTGGTGGACAGCCCCGAACTGGCCGAGCGCGTGCGCGTCCTGGCGCTGCAAGGCATGGCCCCGGCGCTGAGCTACGAAGTGAAACTGCAAGACGGCAAGCTGGTCTGGGTCACCGAAGACAACCAGCAACTGCACACCCTGCCCCGCGAGCCCGGCAGTTGGTGGCGCCGCTTCAATGCCTGGATGAGCACCACGGTCGGCCTCGAGCGGATGCTCTGAGCCCTGCACTTGCAGGAGCACGGCTTGCCCGCGATGAGGGACTGACAGTCAACATGATTGATGTAGTTCCGCTATCGCGGCAAGCCTCGCTCCTACAGGGTTTGTGGCTGGACCACGCCAAACGCGCCTTCGCGCAGCAACAGCACGATCAACCCCAGGGCGCCGGCCGCCATCAGCAACAGCAAGGCATGCCCGCTGATCCACTGGCTGCCCGCGCCCGCCACCAGCGGCCCGACCAGGCAACCGATGCCCCACAGCTGGGCAACGTGGGCGTTGGCGCGCACCAGCGCATCGTCGCGGTAGCGTTCGCCGATCAGAATCAGCGACAAGGTGAACAGGCCGCCGGCGCTGGCTCCGAACAGCACCCACAGCGGCCAGATCAGCAGGGTATCGAGCAGCAGCGGGATGGCCAGGCTCGACACCAGCAGGATCACCGCGCAACCGGTAAACAGCGCACGCCGCGAGACGCGATCGGCCAGGGCGCCGATCGGCAGTTGCAGCAAGGCATCGCCCACCACCACGGTACTGACCATCGCCAGGGCGATCTCCTCGGTGAACCCCTGGCGCAGGCAATAGACCGGCAGCAGGGTCAGGATCATCGCCTCGAAGGCGGCGAACAGCGCCACCGCCCAGCCAATGGCCGGCAGGCCACGACAGAATCGCCAGAGATCGCCGAGGGTCACGCTGCAGGACTCGCTGCTTGGCGCCCCGCTACGGCCGATCAGC
This portion of the Pseudomonas sp. MRSN 12121 genome encodes:
- the alr gene encoding alanine racemase; this translates as MRPARALIDLQALRHNYQLAREASPGARALAVIKADAYGHGAVRCAQALEAEADGFAVACIEEALELRAAGIRAPVLLLEGFFEADELALIVEHDFWCVVHSLWQLEAIERATLAKPLTVWLKLDSGMHRVGLHPKDYQAAYQRLLASGKVAKIVLMSHFARADELGCARSDEQVAVFEAARQGLSAEVSLRNSPAVLGWPHIPSDWVRPGIMLYGSTPFEESHPLASRLQPVMTLESKVICVRELPAGEPVGYGAKFVTSRPMRIGVVAMGYADGYPRHAPTGAPVLVAGQRSQLLGRVSMDMLCIDLTDVPQAGLGSPVELWGRNILASELAAAAETIPYQIFCNLRRVPRIYSEG
- a CDS encoding RidA family protein is translated as MSIQRQLTNERMSQIVVHNGTVYLAGQVGDDLTAGIEQQTRETLANIERLLDLAGTDKSRLLSVTIYLKDIDAHFAGMNSVWDQWLPKGVAPARATVEAKLCEPHILVELSVVAALP
- the dadA gene encoding D-amino acid dehydrogenase, which produces MRVLVLGSGVIGTTSAYYLARAGFEVTVVDRQPAVAMETSFANAGQVSPGYASPWAAPGVPLKAIKWLLQRHAPLAIKATADIDQYLWMAQMLRNCTAARYAVNKERMVRLSEYSRDCLDELRAETGIAYEGRSLGTTQLFRTQAQLDGAAKDIAVLKESGVPFELLDREGIARVEPALASVTDILAGALRLPNDQTGDCQMFTTRLAEMCTKMGVEFRFGQDIQRLDFAGDRVNGVWIDGKLETADRYVLALGSYSPQLLKPLGIKAPVYPLKGYSLTVPITNPAMAPTSTILDETYKVAITRFDNRIRVGGMAEIAGFDLSLNPRRRETLEMIVNDLYPQGGDLSQASFWTGLRPTTPDGTPIVGATPMRNLFLNTGHGTLGWTMACGSGRLLADLMAKKKPQISAEGLDISRYGNPQEPAKHVNPAPAHQ
- a CDS encoding Lrp/AsnC ligand binding domain-containing protein; this translates as MRTNHQTKRELDKIDRNILRILQADGRISFTELGEKVGLSTTPCTERVRRLEREGIIMGYNARLNPQHLKGSLLVFVEISLDYKSGDTFEEFRRAVLKLPHVLECHLVSGDFDYLVKARISEMASYRKLLGDILLKLPHVRESKSYIVMEEVKESLNLPIPD
- a CDS encoding YkgJ family cysteine cluster protein, with the protein product MSCNSQTVRRLRQQIPSFECVPGCHDCCGPVTTSTEEMSRLPRKTRAEQDAALEELNCVHLGPNGCTVYDERPLICRLFGTTPSLPCPNGRRPVELIHPRVEKQIHDYMASTRQVLV
- a CDS encoding FAD-binding oxidoreductase: MNTRVQPVVPNPAHPASYYAASSLPQPDHPTLAGEHTADVCVVGGGFSGLNTAIELAERGLSVILLEARKIGWGASGRNGGQLIRGVGHGLEQFAPVIGEDGVRQMKLMGLEAVEIVRQRVERFQIPCDLTWGYCDLANKPRDLEGFAEDAEELRSLGYRHETRLLQPDEMHSVVGSDRYVGGLIDMGSGHLHPLNLALGEAAVAQQLGVRLFEHSTVTRIDYGPQVKVHTAQGSVRANTLVLGCNAYLNDLNPQLGGKVLPAGSYIIATEPLSEELAHALLPQNMAVCDQRVALDYYRLSADRRLLFGGACHYSGRDPRDIAAYMRPKMLQVFPQLAAVKIDYQWGGMIGIGANRLPQIGRLKDQPNVYYAQAYSGHGVNATHLAGKLLAEAISGQQGGGFDLFAQVPHITFPGGKHLRSPLLALGMLWHRLKELV
- a CDS encoding DUF1127 domain-containing protein; translation: MNGLSDVRLSLHSQELAAEQERAGGANSVRHAPAGLGLWGLYWHRLRTRKALLELTPEQLRDIGLSREQAREEGLKPFWRL
- a CDS encoding PLP-dependent aminotransferase family protein codes for the protein MTLYVNLAELLGTRIEQGFYRPGDRLPSVRALSVEHGVSLSTVQQAYRVLEDSGLATPKPKSGYFVPVSRELPALPAVGRPAQRPVEISQWDQVLELVRSVPRKDIVQLGRGMPDVTTPTLKPLLRGLARISRRQDMPGLYYDTIYGVHELREQLARLMLDSGCQIGANDLVITTGCHEALSTSIRATCEPGDIVAVDSPSFHGAMQTLKGLGMKALEIPTDPLTGISLDALELALEQWPIKAIQLTPNCNNPLGYIMPESRKRALLTLAQRFDVAIIEDDVYGELSYTYPRPRTIKSFDDDGRVLLCSSFSKTLAPGLRIGWVAPGRYLERVLHMKYISTGSTAPQPQIAIAEFLKSGNFEPHLRRMRTQYQRNRDLMIDWVSRYFPAGTRASRPQGGFMLWVELPEGFDTLRLNRALLGQGVQIAVGSIFSASGKYRNCLRMNYAAKPTAQIEEAVRKVGAAAIKLLAEDCATD
- a CDS encoding phospholipase D family protein, giving the protein MLIALCLSGCASLDVPHVPSQALPAADSAFGRSIQAQAAPYQGRSGFRLLSDSTEAFMARAELIRNAQSSLDLQYYIVHDGISTRMLVDELLKAADRGVRVRILLDDTTSDGLDQIIATLAAHPNVQIRLFNPLHLGRSTGFTRALGRLFNLSLQHRRMHNKLWLADNSAAIVGGRNLGDEYFDAEPNLNFTDIDMLGVGPVAEQLGHSFDQYWNSALSKPIGEFLSRLPSARELANTRLRLQQSLEEAEQQHHALFQELKAYRTQPRMDAWRKELIWAWNQALWDAPSKVLARDEPDPRLLLTSQLAPQLEGVSKELMLISAYFVPGQPGLVYLTGRADAGVAVSLLTNSLEATDVPAVHGGYAPYRRALLEHGVKLYELRRQPGDRGGSGSGPHLFHSASYRGSDSSLHSKAIIFDRQKSFIGSFNFDPRSVLWNTEVGVLVDSPELAERVRVLALQGMAPALSYEVKLQDGKLVWVTEDNQQLHTLPREPGSWWRRFNAWMSTTVGLERML
- a CDS encoding MFS transporter, whose amino-acid sequence is MRWATYFAVLAAVLSVGLALGVSMPLVSFRLESWGYGPFAIGVMASMPAIGVLLGAKLSSRLAARFGTAGLMRLCLWGGAISIGLLALLPSYPLWLVLRLMIGMVLTIVFILGESWINQLVVEQWRGRLVALYGSSYALSQLAGPLLLGALGTEHDYGFWVGVVLLVVSPLLLIGRSGAPSSESCSVTLGDLWRFCRGLPAIGWAVALFAAFEAMILTLLPVYCLRQGFTEEIALAMVSTVVVGDALLQLPIGALADRVSRRALFTGCAVILLVSSLAIPLLLDTLLIWPLWVLFGASAGGLFTLSLILIGERYRDDALVRANAHVAQLWGIGCLVGPLVAGAGSQWISGHALLLLMAAGALGLIVLLLREGAFGVVQPQTL